A single Amia ocellicauda isolate fAmiCal2 chromosome 9, fAmiCal2.hap1, whole genome shotgun sequence DNA region contains:
- the LOC136759418 gene encoding tumor necrosis factor receptor superfamily member 10B isoform X1, with protein sequence MQLSCSLRLCLACICYILSAAVVKNEPLGPESNRTAHQVSCASGQYWHNGICCIECETGSYAKSHCTENAKQGVCEKCVDGTDYTEHPNGLDRCFQCKRCRTDQEEVVPCTRTHASQCQCRTGTFCHHNEACEVCKRCKKCKDGMKVVHSCNATSDVVCEKDTAVDPENPSRGNADQDKSSVGPGVAIGIGCFVLVLIGIGIGIYWRWKKKEPERETAGNIQPTEDVIIPIETVNGGSVEEEQNSQNAGTEQQRRASEGEPLLRPKTPGEEDDDGGLGRSLSNTATSSQASLPGLSSTPRPSPVAQRAQCSGITTRKKHLIPLNGPDTLNSALHLFSGNVECKIHKKFLRNIGVTDNAIEKAKVEHPEGVEEQFYQLLRVWVQDKGLDASIDDLLNALIDLNHKRDAENIMYQAVEKKYYQRADD encoded by the exons TTGTGCCTTGCCTGTATCTGCTACATTTTGAGCGCTGCAGTGGTGAAAAACGAACCATTGGGCCCAGAAAGCAATCGGACGGCTCATCAGGTCTCATGTGCCTCAGGACAATACTGGCACAATGGCATTTGCTGTATAGAATGTGAAACTG GCTCGTATGCGAAGTCTCATTGCACTGAGAACGCAAAGCAAGGAGTCTGCGAGAAGTGCGTGGATGGAACGGATTATACGGAGCACCCGAATGGACTGGACAGGTGCTTTCAGTGCAAGCGCTGTCGTACAG ATCAAGAGGAGGTGGTTCCCTGCACCAGAACTCATGCCAGCCAGTGTCAGTGCAGGACTGGTACCTTTTGCCACCACAATGAAGCCTGTGAGGTGTGCAAGAGGTGTAAAAA GTGTAAAGATGGCATGAAGGTGGTGCACAGCTGTAACGCCACCTCGGATGTCGTGTGTGAGAAGGACACTGCAGTCGACCCAGAGAACCCAAGCCGAGGTAACGCTGACCAAGACAAAAGCAGCGTAGGCCCAG GTGTTGCTATCGGCATTGGGTGTTTTGTTCTTGTGTTGATTGGGATTGGGATTGGGATTTACTGGcggtggaagaagaaggaaccGGAGAGAGAAACTGCAG GTAACATCCAGCCTACTGAAGATGTGATTATACCAATC GAGACCGTGAATGGGGGGTCTGTGGAAGAGGAGCAGAACTCCCAGAATGCTGGGACGGAACAGCAGCGTAGAGCCAGCGAGGGAGAACCTTTGCTCAGACCCAAGACTCCTGGCGAAGAAGATGACGACGGAGGGCTGGGTAGGAGCCTCTCGAACACGGCCACCTCCTCGCAGGCCAGCCTGCCAGGCCTCAGCAGCACCCCTCGACCGAGTCCCGTGGCGCAGAGGGCCCAATGCTCTGGG aTTACGACACGGAAAAAACATCTCATTCCTTTAAATG GGCCAGATACACTTAATTCAGCCTTGCACCTGTTTTCTGGGAATGTGGAATGTAAAATTCATAAGAAGTTTCTGAGGAATATAGGTGTGACTGACAACGCCATAGAAAAGGCTAAAGTTGAACACCCAGAAGGGGTTGAAGAACAATTTTATCAGCTTCTACGAGTCTGGGTACAAGATAAGGGCCTGGACGCCTCTATTGACGACTTGCTGAATgctttaattgatttaaatcaCAAGCGGGACGCTGAAAATATTATGTATCAAGCcgttgaaaaaaaatattatcagCGTGCCGATGATTGA
- the LOC136759418 gene encoding tumor necrosis factor receptor superfamily member 10B isoform X2, translated as MQLSCSLRLCLACICYILSAAVVKNEPLGPESNRTAHQVSCASGQYWHNGICCIECETGSYAKSHCTENAKQGVCEKCVDGTDYTEHPNGLDRCFQCKRCRTDQEEVVPCTRTHASQCQCRTGTFCHHNEACEVCKRCKKCKDGMKVVHSCNATSDVVCEKDTAVDPENPSRGVAIGIGCFVLVLIGIGIGIYWRWKKKEPERETAGNIQPTEDVIIPIETVNGGSVEEEQNSQNAGTEQQRRASEGEPLLRPKTPGEEDDDGGLGRSLSNTATSSQASLPGLSSTPRPSPVAQRAQCSGITTRKKHLIPLNGPDTLNSALHLFSGNVECKIHKKFLRNIGVTDNAIEKAKVEHPEGVEEQFYQLLRVWVQDKGLDASIDDLLNALIDLNHKRDAENIMYQAVEKKYYQRADD; from the exons TTGTGCCTTGCCTGTATCTGCTACATTTTGAGCGCTGCAGTGGTGAAAAACGAACCATTGGGCCCAGAAAGCAATCGGACGGCTCATCAGGTCTCATGTGCCTCAGGACAATACTGGCACAATGGCATTTGCTGTATAGAATGTGAAACTG GCTCGTATGCGAAGTCTCATTGCACTGAGAACGCAAAGCAAGGAGTCTGCGAGAAGTGCGTGGATGGAACGGATTATACGGAGCACCCGAATGGACTGGACAGGTGCTTTCAGTGCAAGCGCTGTCGTACAG ATCAAGAGGAGGTGGTTCCCTGCACCAGAACTCATGCCAGCCAGTGTCAGTGCAGGACTGGTACCTTTTGCCACCACAATGAAGCCTGTGAGGTGTGCAAGAGGTGTAAAAA GTGTAAAGATGGCATGAAGGTGGTGCACAGCTGTAACGCCACCTCGGATGTCGTGTGTGAGAAGGACACTGCAGTCGACCCAGAGAACCCAAGCCGAG GTGTTGCTATCGGCATTGGGTGTTTTGTTCTTGTGTTGATTGGGATTGGGATTGGGATTTACTGGcggtggaagaagaaggaaccGGAGAGAGAAACTGCAG GTAACATCCAGCCTACTGAAGATGTGATTATACCAATC GAGACCGTGAATGGGGGGTCTGTGGAAGAGGAGCAGAACTCCCAGAATGCTGGGACGGAACAGCAGCGTAGAGCCAGCGAGGGAGAACCTTTGCTCAGACCCAAGACTCCTGGCGAAGAAGATGACGACGGAGGGCTGGGTAGGAGCCTCTCGAACACGGCCACCTCCTCGCAGGCCAGCCTGCCAGGCCTCAGCAGCACCCCTCGACCGAGTCCCGTGGCGCAGAGGGCCCAATGCTCTGGG aTTACGACACGGAAAAAACATCTCATTCCTTTAAATG GGCCAGATACACTTAATTCAGCCTTGCACCTGTTTTCTGGGAATGTGGAATGTAAAATTCATAAGAAGTTTCTGAGGAATATAGGTGTGACTGACAACGCCATAGAAAAGGCTAAAGTTGAACACCCAGAAGGGGTTGAAGAACAATTTTATCAGCTTCTACGAGTCTGGGTACAAGATAAGGGCCTGGACGCCTCTATTGACGACTTGCTGAATgctttaattgatttaaatcaCAAGCGGGACGCTGAAAATATTATGTATCAAGCcgttgaaaaaaaatattatcagCGTGCCGATGATTGA